Proteins found in one Paenibacillus borealis genomic segment:
- a CDS encoding extracellular solute-binding protein — MLAVIGLLIMLPAGLNVQAETTTQAVAANEQAPGEPIEIAANQENKYVAYLAEHKDAPRPDQEIILEAADYSRVEGGGFEKWSDYEGMAGEALLTGETGKAEWTVHVRESGFYNLSMLYYPIEGKSSAIERAFYIDGKLPFKEAAFLQFDRIWDNQSDQLTQDNQGNDLRPRQVERPVWSEKAFQDSDGYENEPFLFYFSAGTHTLTLESSREPVLIKRLKLFKQSAPLPYAEVKKAWDSEGIKPVNGQLLTIQGEDATAKSSPTLYPLNERSSPAVTPYSSSVIKINTIGGLNWRIPGQWIEWEVDVPETGFYKLAFKTQQNYVRGIYSTRKLTIDGAVPFAEMAKVPFRYKSSYRMDIMGGNEPYLYKLEQGKHVVRLEVSLGEFAPLIREVENSLYNLNSMYRKILMITGTKPDEYRDYQLDRKIPGLLDVFVTERDRLKGIAGELVRLSGQSSDQEALLKTMAEQLDEMIEDPDTIPKRLTAYKTNTGGLGTWVQTAREQPLEVDALYIASPDEKFSKKGMGFGAKLKHETAAFFTSFFTDYNQIGNVSDEDDQKSVTVWIGSGRDQANTMKAMIDETFTAATGINVNLKLVNMTTLLPATLAGQGPDVAMQIGNDLPVNFAMRNAAADLTQFADFGEVSTRFRESAVLPYRYDSGVYALPETQTFNMLFYRKDILEELELAVPQTWDEVSTLLAVLSKNHMQFGLPVVVQSAVQGQNIPPNSMFAALLFQNGGQFYRDGGKESDLDSRTGIETFKQWSEFYTDYKLEKEYDFANRFRTGEMPIGIADYTLYNQLSVFAPEIRGMWGFVPIPGTVKEDGTLDRTVSSGGSAVVMLDKAKDKEASWEFMKWWTSEQTQTVFGREMEGLMGAAARYPTANIKALDSLPWPIADYENLKAQFEWAEGVPEVPGGYFTGRHLFNAFYKTVVGGVEARESIMDYVQYIQDEITTKRKEFGL; from the coding sequence ATGCTTGCTGTGATTGGCTTGTTGATCATGCTTCCGGCAGGCTTGAATGTACAGGCGGAGACAACTACGCAGGCTGTGGCCGCAAATGAGCAGGCTCCCGGCGAACCCATAGAGATTGCCGCTAATCAAGAGAATAAATACGTTGCCTATCTGGCTGAACATAAGGACGCTCCCAGACCTGATCAGGAGATTATTCTGGAGGCGGCTGACTATAGCCGTGTAGAAGGAGGCGGCTTCGAGAAGTGGTCCGATTACGAAGGCATGGCCGGTGAAGCGCTGTTAACCGGGGAAACCGGCAAGGCGGAGTGGACTGTTCATGTCCGGGAATCGGGCTTCTATAACCTGTCGATGCTGTACTATCCCATCGAAGGGAAAAGTTCGGCTATTGAGCGCGCCTTCTATATTGACGGGAAGCTCCCATTCAAGGAGGCGGCGTTCCTGCAGTTTGACCGGATTTGGGATAATCAGTCGGATCAGCTGACCCAGGACAACCAGGGCAATGACTTGCGGCCAAGACAGGTGGAACGGCCGGTCTGGAGCGAGAAGGCTTTTCAGGACTCCGATGGCTATGAGAATGAGCCGTTTTTATTTTATTTCAGCGCCGGCACACATACGTTAACCCTGGAATCTTCACGGGAACCTGTACTGATTAAGCGGCTGAAGCTATTCAAACAGAGTGCGCCGCTGCCGTACGCAGAAGTGAAGAAAGCGTGGGACTCCGAAGGCATTAAGCCTGTAAACGGCCAGCTTCTGACGATTCAGGGAGAAGATGCGACGGCGAAATCCTCCCCGACGTTGTACCCGCTGAATGAGCGTTCGAGCCCGGCAGTGACTCCATACAGTTCTTCCGTAATCAAGATCAACACCATAGGCGGGCTGAATTGGCGTATACCGGGGCAGTGGATCGAATGGGAAGTGGATGTGCCAGAGACCGGATTCTATAAGCTGGCCTTCAAGACACAGCAGAATTATGTACGGGGAATCTATTCTACCCGGAAGCTGACCATCGATGGTGCCGTTCCGTTTGCGGAAATGGCCAAGGTTCCTTTCCGGTATAAAAGCTCCTACCGGATGGATATCATGGGCGGCAACGAGCCCTATCTATACAAGCTCGAACAAGGAAAACATGTCGTAAGGCTTGAGGTTAGCCTTGGCGAGTTCGCCCCGCTCATCCGTGAGGTAGAGAACAGCCTGTACAATCTCAACTCCATGTACCGGAAGATTCTGATGATTACAGGTACGAAGCCTGATGAATACCGGGATTACCAGCTGGACCGGAAAATTCCGGGCCTCCTGGATGTGTTCGTTACTGAGCGTGATCGTCTGAAGGGAATTGCCGGGGAACTGGTCCGCTTATCCGGCCAGTCCAGTGACCAGGAGGCGCTGCTGAAGACGATGGCCGAGCAGCTGGACGAGATGATTGAGGATCCGGACACCATCCCCAAAAGACTTACCGCCTACAAGACGAATACCGGCGGACTCGGCACCTGGGTCCAGACGGCAAGAGAGCAGCCGCTTGAAGTGGACGCACTCTACATAGCTTCACCTGATGAGAAGTTCTCCAAGAAAGGGATGGGCTTCGGCGCGAAGCTGAAGCATGAGACCGCAGCCTTCTTCACTTCGTTCTTCACCGACTACAACCAGATCGGCAATGTGTCGGATGAGGATGACCAGAAGTCGGTAACGGTATGGATCGGCAGCGGACGGGATCAGGCGAATACGATGAAGGCGATGATTGATGAGACGTTCACCGCTGCCACCGGGATTAATGTCAATCTGAAGCTGGTCAACATGACCACGCTGCTTCCGGCGACCCTGGCCGGACAAGGGCCGGATGTGGCGATGCAGATCGGCAATGATCTGCCTGTTAACTTTGCGATGCGCAATGCGGCGGCAGACTTGACGCAGTTTGCGGATTTCGGGGAAGTGAGCACACGTTTCCGCGAGAGTGCGGTGCTGCCTTACCGGTATGACAGCGGGGTCTACGCCCTGCCTGAGACGCAGACCTTCAATATGCTCTTCTACCGCAAGGATATTCTGGAGGAGCTGGAGCTTGCGGTGCCGCAGACATGGGATGAGGTGTCCACACTGCTCGCAGTGCTCAGCAAGAATCATATGCAGTTTGGCCTGCCTGTAGTGGTCCAATCGGCAGTGCAGGGACAGAATATCCCGCCTAACTCGATGTTTGCCGCACTGTTGTTCCAGAATGGCGGGCAATTCTACCGGGATGGCGGCAAAGAGTCAGATCTCGATTCGCGCACCGGAATCGAAACCTTCAAGCAATGGAGCGAGTTCTATACCGATTACAAGCTGGAGAAGGAATATGACTTCGCCAACCGCTTCCGTACAGGTGAAATGCCGATCGGCATTGCAGATTATACGCTATACAATCAGCTGTCTGTCTTTGCACCGGAGATCAGGGGCATGTGGGGCTTCGTGCCGATCCCCGGAACTGTGAAGGAAGACGGCACGCTGGACCGGACGGTCTCCAGCGGAGGCAGTGCAGTCGTGATGCTGGATAAGGCGAAGGACAAGGAAGCTTCCTGGGAGTTCATGAAATGGTGGACGAGCGAACAGACGCAGACGGTGTTCGGGCGTGAAATGGAAGGCTTGATGGGCGCTGCCGCACGTTATCCGACGGCGAATATCAAAGCGCTGGACAGCTTGCCCTGGCCTATCGCCGATTATGAGAATTTGAAAGCCCAGTTCGAATGGGCGGAAGGGGTTCCTGAGGTTCCGGGCGGATATTTCACGGGCAGACATTTGTTTAATGCTTTTTACAAAACAGTAGTCGGCGGTGTGGAAGCCAGGGAATCCATTATGGATTATGTCCAGTATATTCAGGACGAAATCACCACCAAACGCAAAGAGTTTGGTCTATAG
- a CDS encoding ABC transporter substrate-binding protein — translation MRKIKGLSVLLLCFAFLLTACSGGNNAANNTKANATAEPAATEAVAEATAEPTAAPVDMGGRVIKVAAWWDLKPAGNSASEKERLAKITEVEQKYNCKFEFVNVPFEEFMPKFTATALTGEPFADIVIMEYNSAWPAILKGQLMKVSEYTTAASNINNEANLLVKAPKIANEDYAFAEPGVGGAGIHYNRDLFKKLGLPDLQELYASGQWNWDKFVEVAKQATKDTDNDGKIDTYGFSGWAIDMLRNFSAANGGKLVDEATSTQGLTDPKVIEAAEFINRLYNVENVVKVKGADKVGYDEFNTFKDGDVAMFPAPIWNLGDLTFDFGVVPFPNGPSGSPEVTYADNGKNAFFIPKGVKDPQAVYQAFEDTYDITQTGDFPSQEWLESIYAHEEDVAMMHDHINNTGQILLETAYPEYPTYGYMKDIIVDNQSVTATAEKYKPEAEASIAKLGK, via the coding sequence ATGAGAAAGATAAAGGGGCTTTCTGTTTTATTATTATGTTTTGCTTTTTTACTTACAGCCTGCAGCGGCGGCAACAATGCAGCCAATAATACCAAGGCCAATGCGACTGCTGAGCCTGCTGCTACTGAAGCAGTGGCTGAGGCAACCGCGGAACCGACGGCAGCACCTGTTGACATGGGCGGACGTGTAATTAAGGTAGCGGCCTGGTGGGATCTGAAGCCTGCGGGCAATTCCGCTTCCGAGAAGGAACGTCTGGCCAAGATTACTGAAGTGGAGCAGAAGTACAACTGCAAGTTCGAATTTGTAAACGTTCCCTTTGAAGAATTCATGCCTAAATTCACAGCAACCGCTCTTACCGGCGAACCCTTTGCCGATATCGTCATTATGGAATACAACTCGGCATGGCCTGCGATCCTTAAGGGACAGCTGATGAAAGTAAGCGAATATACAACAGCAGCTTCCAATATTAACAACGAGGCCAACCTGCTGGTGAAGGCGCCTAAAATTGCTAACGAGGACTATGCCTTCGCTGAACCTGGTGTCGGCGGAGCAGGTATTCACTACAACCGTGACTTGTTCAAGAAGCTGGGGCTTCCTGACCTGCAAGAGCTGTATGCGAGCGGACAATGGAACTGGGATAAGTTCGTTGAAGTCGCCAAGCAGGCAACCAAGGACACGGATAACGACGGCAAAATCGATACTTACGGCTTCTCGGGCTGGGCGATCGATATGCTGCGCAACTTCTCCGCTGCGAACGGCGGCAAGCTGGTGGATGAAGCAACAAGCACTCAGGGTCTGACCGATCCGAAGGTCATTGAGGCCGCTGAATTCATTAACCGTCTGTACAACGTAGAGAACGTTGTCAAAGTCAAAGGCGCAGACAAAGTCGGCTATGACGAATTCAATACCTTCAAAGACGGCGATGTAGCGATGTTCCCGGCTCCGATCTGGAACCTTGGCGATCTGACCTTCGATTTCGGTGTGGTTCCTTTCCCGAACGGACCTTCCGGATCGCCTGAAGTTACCTATGCAGACAATGGCAAGAATGCATTCTTCATTCCAAAGGGTGTGAAAGATCCGCAGGCGGTTTATCAGGCTTTTGAGGATACCTATGATATTACACAAACCGGAGATTTCCCGAGCCAGGAATGGCTGGAAAGTATCTACGCGCATGAAGAAGATGTGGCTATGATGCATGATCACATCAACAACACAGGCCAGATCCTGCTTGAAACCGCTTACCCGGAATATCCGACCTACGGTTATATGAAGGACATCATTGTAGACAATCAATCGGTTACTGCAACTGCCGAGAAGTATAAGCCAGAAGCGGAAGCTTCCATTGCCAAGCTGGGCAAGTAA
- a CDS encoding alpha/beta fold hydrolase — protein MKKWLRITLKSIAALMIVIVLFLAVVFVVNIISNKSEQGKIESYGQLVPVDGKKMNVLIQGTGEETVVLLPGYGTGAPALDFKPLIDELSPFYTVVAVEPFGYGLSDGTDKERTNDNIASEIHEALQQLGIHRYTLMGHSIAGIYGLDYVNKYTDEVTAFVGIDSSVPTQGGMDAEMPVGLFKFLDQSGLMRMLKKLSGDPYAGLPYDDHIKQQMKMISNKNSSNDTTMNEMKHFNDNFTAAQALAFPKELPLLLFIQANNTDVEGWKTLHEGQVKDSLHGKLIPLEGEHYLHHTLSKEIVQDYKEFMEQAK, from the coding sequence TTAATGATTGTTATAGTGCTTTTTTTAGCCGTTGTGTTTGTAGTGAATATTATCAGCAACAAATCAGAGCAGGGGAAAATTGAGTCCTACGGCCAGTTAGTGCCTGTTGACGGGAAAAAGATGAATGTACTTATTCAAGGAACAGGCGAGGAAACTGTGGTGCTGCTGCCTGGTTACGGAACGGGCGCTCCGGCACTTGATTTCAAGCCGCTGATCGATGAGCTGTCTCCGTTCTACACGGTGGTGGCTGTTGAGCCATTCGGTTATGGATTAAGTGATGGAACTGATAAGGAACGGACTAACGATAATATTGCCAGCGAAATACATGAAGCATTGCAGCAGCTTGGGATTCACCGTTACACGCTGATGGGGCACTCCATTGCCGGCATATACGGATTGGATTATGTGAACAAGTATACTGACGAAGTAACCGCTTTTGTAGGAATTGACAGTAGTGTGCCGACGCAAGGCGGGATGGATGCTGAGATGCCGGTCGGATTGTTCAAATTCCTCGACCAATCAGGTCTGATGAGAATGCTCAAGAAGCTGAGCGGGGACCCTTATGCCGGACTGCCTTATGATGATCATATCAAGCAGCAGATGAAAATGATCTCGAATAAAAACTCCAGCAACGACACCACTATGAATGAAATGAAACACTTCAATGATAACTTTACAGCAGCCCAGGCTTTGGCATTCCCTAAGGAGCTTCCACTGCTGCTCTTCATACAGGCCAATAATACAGATGTTGAGGGCTGGAAGACGCTGCATGAAGGGCAAGTGAAGGACTCCCTGCATGGTAAACTGATCCCGCTTGAAGGGGAGCATTACTTACACCACACCCTGTCTAAAGAGATCGTCCAGGATTACAAGGAGTTTATGGAACAAGCTAAATAA
- a CDS encoding LacI family DNA-binding transcriptional regulator: protein MRRKVTIQSIADFTGLSKFAVSRALSGKPGVSSQTRDMIFKAAGQLGYFKDSITAQPPGELIDLDARKWSGTILILFPNIRYQNPDSLYWGPLFNGISTRLDQRGINVLTLTEPKDDSMFSLLNPEAIMGVITVGSISTPILVEIRSLGIPVMMVDHYDPGFPCDSIFTDNLSCMRELMNLVINKGYRNYQFLGNIRDAQSFYERFLVFRAALEDNDIELKQNPSLNGPEIENFRETFAAAVTEHGLPEVFVCANDIYALFALETMEIMGMPVPDNLVFTGFDNTHPNLPFLATVNVNKQLLGTRAVDHMLWRILNPGTSYEKILIQADLIVRD, encoded by the coding sequence ATGCGGCGTAAAGTAACTATCCAATCCATAGCAGATTTTACGGGGCTATCGAAATTTGCAGTGTCACGGGCATTATCCGGTAAACCCGGAGTCAGCTCACAGACCAGAGATATGATTTTCAAAGCCGCAGGGCAGCTCGGATACTTCAAAGACTCCATTACTGCGCAGCCTCCGGGTGAGCTTATCGATCTCGATGCCCGCAAATGGTCTGGAACCATTCTGATCTTATTTCCTAACATCCGCTACCAGAATCCGGACTCTTTATATTGGGGCCCGCTGTTCAATGGTATCTCTACCCGGCTGGATCAGCGGGGCATTAATGTGCTAACTCTGACAGAGCCCAAAGATGATTCGATGTTCTCTCTCCTCAATCCCGAAGCGATCATGGGGGTTATTACGGTTGGCTCTATTTCCACACCGATTCTGGTGGAGATCAGAAGTCTGGGCATTCCGGTCATGATGGTGGATCATTACGATCCCGGCTTTCCGTGCGATTCCATCTTTACCGATAATCTGTCCTGCATGAGAGAACTGATGAACCTTGTCATTAACAAGGGCTACCGCAACTATCAATTCCTCGGCAACATCCGTGATGCCCAGAGCTTCTATGAACGGTTCCTTGTCTTCCGGGCAGCACTCGAAGATAACGATATTGAACTTAAGCAGAACCCTTCTCTTAACGGGCCCGAGATAGAGAACTTCAGAGAAACCTTCGCCGCAGCTGTTACCGAACACGGACTGCCTGAGGTCTTTGTATGCGCTAATGATATTTACGCTTTGTTCGCCCTGGAGACGATGGAGATTATGGGAATGCCCGTTCCGGACAATCTGGTATTTACCGGTTTCGATAATACACACCCTAACCTGCCGTTCCTGGCAACCGTTAATGTAAACAAACAGCTGCTCGGCACAAGAGCTGTAGATCATATGCTGTGGAGAATCCTGAACCCGGGTACAAGCTATGAGAAGATCCTGATTCAGGCAGATCTTATTGTCAGGGATTGA
- a CDS encoding carbohydrate ABC transporter permease: MRANKHSYILMAPYMLLFAVFTVLPVLVSVVLSFTYFNMLEFPKFIGWQNYTRLFLEDDVFLIALKNTLLFAVITGPISYIACFVFAWIINELSPKLRAVMTLVFYAPSISGNVYFIWLMIFSGDRYGIMNGLLLKFGFILEPILWLKTEGYIMPIIILVQLWLSLGTGFLTFIAGLQTVDGTLYEAGAVDGIKNRWQELWYITLPSMRPQLMFGAVIQITTAFAVADVSIALAGFPSVNYAAETIVTHLIDFGTTRFEMGYASAIATVLFFIMVGTNLVVQKLLRKVGE, encoded by the coding sequence ATGAGAGCGAATAAGCATTCGTACATTCTGATGGCGCCGTATATGCTGTTGTTCGCCGTATTTACGGTGCTGCCGGTATTGGTCTCGGTTGTGCTTAGCTTCACATACTTCAATATGCTGGAATTTCCGAAGTTCATTGGGTGGCAGAACTACACGCGTCTTTTTTTGGAGGATGATGTATTCCTGATTGCCCTGAAGAACACACTGCTGTTCGCAGTAATTACAGGTCCGATAAGCTATATCGCCTGTTTCGTGTTTGCCTGGATCATCAATGAGCTGTCTCCGAAGCTGAGAGCGGTAATGACGCTTGTGTTCTATGCACCGTCCATCTCGGGGAACGTGTACTTCATCTGGCTGATGATCTTCTCCGGAGACCGGTACGGGATCATGAACGGGCTGCTGCTGAAGTTCGGCTTCATTCTGGAGCCGATCCTGTGGCTGAAGACAGAAGGCTACATCATGCCGATCATCATCCTGGTCCAGCTATGGCTCAGTCTGGGGACGGGCTTCCTGACCTTTATTGCCGGCCTGCAGACCGTGGATGGAACCTTATACGAAGCGGGAGCCGTGGACGGAATCAAGAACCGCTGGCAGGAGCTGTGGTATATCACTTTGCCGTCTATGCGCCCGCAGCTGATGTTCGGTGCTGTCATTCAGATCACGACCGCGTTCGCCGTAGCTGACGTGTCGATTGCCCTGGCCGGGTTCCCGAGCGTGAACTACGCGGCGGAGACCATCGTAACGCATCTGATCGACTTCGGCACCACCAGATTCGAGATGGGCTACGCTTCAGCGATTGCTACTGTGTTGTTCTTCATTATGGTAGGTACCAACCTTGTGGTGCAGAAGCTTCTCAGAAAGGTGGGTGAATAG